Genomic segment of Falco peregrinus isolate bFalPer1 chromosome 5, bFalPer1.pri, whole genome shotgun sequence:
GGGTTGAGATAAGcacagtttaataattgaaatgaaaCATAACAACaatataataatagtaatgaaaagtgagacaacaaaaagagaaataaaacccaagacagacaaatgatgcacaatacaattactcgccacctgctgaccaatgcccatCCCATCCCCAGGCAGCAATTAGCACttcccagccaactccccccaaTTTATAAACTCAGCACAATGTTTTAcgatatggaatatccctttggctagttcaggtcagctgtcctggctctgctccctcccggcttcttgtgcagctctcgctggcagggcacgtgaaaccaaaaagtccttgacttcaGAGTAAGCACAACTTAGCAACAACTGTGTTAACGTTATACACATActaaatccagaacacagctctgcaccagctactaggaagaaaattaactctaatccagccaaaaccaggacactgctGTATGAACCTGATCTTGGTACATGCTGTCTTTTGTTACCACATAGAACTTAAGCGTGGGCCTTGAAAATAAAGACGCAGTCTGAAAGCTACAATCCCAGAATAATAAACAATTTGCTAATGGACAATTACTAGTCACTGAAAAAGTGCAACTTCAAGATCTGGGAAGatactttttttgctttaggtAAAGCAGCAATGGCTAAGCAAGGGGAAAAACTAACCCCCAAGAAAGAAGGCAACAGGATAAGACGCCTGGCCTGGGAAAGCACCATCCAGCACCACACAGTCCATAGTCCAGGCATGGAGGCCAATGGATAAGAGCTGTTCAGAGAccaaaatatattataaaaagaTATCCACCCAAAGGGATGGAGAAAAAATATGCCCAGTTTGGCTCCAGCTTGCCCTTACTGAAGGGTTCTCAAGCCTGATTCCCTTGACAGCCAGCACCATCAGTGCTAACTACactgcaccagctccagcaTATTGTATACTCACGACTAACTTAAGATACGATTATCAAGAACAGATTGCCTTGAATACGTAGGGataattattattaaagatTAAGAACTAATGACTAGCAGTGCGTGTTGTTGTTGAGTAACAATCTagcaaagggtttttttgaagtttaaaactGCCCCGGGTTATTGTTCTTCTAAACAATCACAGTAATCGCTAATTATCCAGGGACAGATACACAAAACACACGCCCCTATCAAGTTGGAAAAGGAAGGggcatttaaaaatggaagtgaGAGATGAAGGGCAAAAAGAAACACCCAACCCAACGCATCAGTGCTCTCTTACTCCAGAATGACCGTAACTGCTTCTCTACAGGTTCTTTAAAGGAACATTCACAGATCACACTCTTTCTAGTAAGAAAATGTATATTGGATTTAATTCCATTGtaaaactggtaaaaaaaaGGATTGTTCTTACTACAGATATATACTTACAGCTTGTTCATTTCTCATTCCTACATATTTTATTCCAACTGCTTGGGCTGCAATTGCGATTTCAGTGACTGGAATACCAACAATACCAAACATGTATTCAATATTctaaaaagacaaatatatagaaaaaataaatcaggatttttttttttcaaaatgatagCTTTAACAAGCACATGCCAAACACTGTCACACTAACTACACAAGCAGTCTAAAAACAAATTGTCACAACATATGCATTCACAGGCCACTGTGGAAAGATGTAAAACTAGTTAGCATTTGCAGCTCAGTCCTCTGCAGTTGTGAAAGCACAGGGCTTTGGAGGCTTACAAGCAGTgcaacagcagctcagcccagctcctcagTCAGCATACGGTTAGTGCTTTTTACTGACCCCTTACTCGGGATGCCTCTGCtacattattttcctgtttctcagcGTGTCAGCTTTGCCTCTGAATATTCCTCATAGCGTTTCATATTTTTACACTTTCATAGATCGTTAACATCAAAAAGGCACAAGAAACAACTAGGACGGTACGCCCAAAGAGAAGTACAGATAAAGaatatgctgctttttattaCAACAGAACTACGTTTTGTGTGTCACGGGCCAAACAAAGTCTTCTGTTCCGAGCAGCGTCAGCTCAGCACCATGCCCAGCTCGGAGACACGACACCGCCCTGCTAACTGCACACAGCGGGAGCACACGGTGGCCGCGGGCACAGCCGCAGGGGGCGGCGGGCACCGCTCGCTGGTAGCGGAGCGGGGGCGCGCTCGGGAACGGGCAAGCTCACACGAGAGACGCAATGAGTGGCGGGGGGGCCTGCGGGGCCGCACCGCCCCCGGGCGGGGCCCGCTCACCGGGCTGCTGCGGCAGcacctccctccttcccacagcGCCCCAGGGCCGGCCCTTCGCGCCCACTCTGCCAGCCCCCGGGAGAGCGGCAGCGGTGCGCAGGGTGAGTCCGGCCGCGCACACTCGCTTCTcgccagcccccggcccggccggccACCGCTGCCGGCGGGAACTGTCCCTGCCCGCTCGCCGTACGGAAGCTGCTCGCcggtccccccgcccccgcgctcTTACTTGAGCCTTAAGGGATTCAGCGATGAGCTGGGCCCCGCTGACGGCCTCCCCCGCCGCACCGCTCCCGGAGGCCATCCCGGCTTCGCGCAGCCCGGAGCCGCCCCCCAGCGAGAAGGACGGAACCGGACCCCCGGCCGAAGGTCGGCGCAGTTGACTGTCACGCCGCCCGACCAATGAGACAGCAGAGGGGGCGGGCCCAAGGGCCGCGAACCGCCACCTCTGACCCCGCTGGCGGGCAGCGTGGGGACGAGGCCGAGAGCTGGGCTAAGTCTCCTATTGGCTAGAGCGGGCACCCAATCAGAGGCCGGAAGGCGCCTGCCCTCTGCACGCAGCTGTAGGCCCGTGGCGGTGCCGAGCACGGAGCAGCCGCCAGAGGGCGGCgcggcctggcctggcctggcctggcgGTGCGGCGGGGGCCGTTAAGCGGCGGCGCCATCCGCCGGAGCGGCGTGTGCGGAGCCCGGCTCTGGGCGGTTGGGGCGGGACGGCGGGTGCCGCCCCACGGTGAGGGGCAGGGAGCGGGCTGGGAGCTGTACGGGCCTGGCCGGCTCCTGCCGGGAGCGGGGGCCGTGGGGGCTGCGCTCCGCGCCTCGCCTCGCCGTGGGCCTCAGCCGGGGGGAGGCGGGAGCAGGCACCCCCCGAAAGGCCGCGCTGGGCAGGGCCTGTGGGAGCCGCGGGCCCAGCCGCCTCGGTAAGCAGGGCGGTGCCTCGGCAGTGCCACACCAGCTTCGTGGAGCTGGTCGGAGGTGGCTGAGGCAGAGCGGGGCAGGTACGGGGCCGTTTCAGGTGAGGATAACCCGAGGCCGACATTCATGAGGAGAACCGGGGGCGCAGTGTGAGACTCTTCTCCGGAATGCCATCTGAAGGGTGGCGCGCAGGGTtgcagctggctctgcctgcctggccctgccgAGCTCGCTCAGGTGCCAGAAGCAAGCACTGGGCCCAGCGGGCGGTGCCCtgccccgccctgccccgccctgccccgccccgcccgccggctTGTTCCGGCCGTCATCTTTAGCTGTTCGAGCTGAACCGCTAATAGTGGCAGCCTTCGGCTCGGCCTCATGAAGTCAGGTAGCAGGTCTTCTAATGAGACACAGCGTGTTCCAGCAATCCTGTGAAATGTATGAAACTTAACTGTAAAACTTTATGTTAGAATGGGCAACGTTCGTAAAAAGTGGACGGCACCTCTGGGTAAAAGCCAGGAAACTAGAGCAGGGTTGTGTCATGACTTCCACACAGAATATACATTCTTCAGATAATATAAACAGGtatcttgcatttcttttgagCTATGATTGCGTTGCTAGAAAAACCTTCATAAAAACCCACATAGTAAAATACTGTGTTAAAATATAGTGCAGCATATAAAAGCAGTAGACAGGAGGGATCAGTGAAAAAACCTTGGGTTTCATTATGTATTTACATCTGTGTAGGGGCTGTTGTGTTATATATGCTATATATTAGAATGGCAGCAACATCACAATTCATGGATATAACTCggtgtaaaaaaattattttttcatagcaAATTTAATATTTTGCCTAGTAATTACTATTTATGTTACTATAGCTGAACAGGCATTTGCTATTAATTGTGGAAGAGGACCCAGGCTAGTGCTGTGctacttctgatttttatagTCTGTTGGATTCTTCTGAGTATAAAAGTGCTAAGACGCAGtgtatgttttgcttttctctgtgtatATATCTATGTATGGTGAGAGCTGACAAACTTCTAAGTTTCCAAAGTTGTTGAAAAGTGAGTGACAGGATGCTTTGCTTCACAGTGTACTGAGGTTAGATGGTTCTGAAAAGCTGAATAGGAAAACAGTCTGCACTGTGACTGGGGGAAAATTTGTCTCAGTCAGCAACTAAACTTAAACACCAGTCTTTTTACCTTTTGTATAGAACTGTAACTAGAATACTGTGACTGTGTGACAGTAATACTGCTATGAAATACTTACATTTGGGTGAGATGATCCTACTGAACCGTATCTGCCAGACAAAAGACCACATAAATCACaggaaagggacagaaaaagagattaaattatAAAGCATTTAAGTTCATGacagtttcttttaaagttgTGACTCAGGTGAGGTGACAGCTCTGTAGACCCTAAACCAATTAACTTTTCTTCAAGGAAAGGATTTATTAGATGTTATAGCATTTtctgtgagggggaaaaaaaccccagaatgTGGCCGGGATTTACTTAGAATGTCAACAGCCTAATGGTCGAGTAAATCCTGATGGTATCTTTATTTTGGCTGGAAAGGTTACTATCCCCAGGTCCAGCCTTGGGGCTTGTCACAGCTCTCCTTGTTAGAGGCAATCCTTTAGATGGGGGAGAGGCATTAGGGAGCACTCACCCGAGTGCTCGGCCATTGTCTGTAGGACTAGCAGTGATTACAACCAAGGGTAGGTACTCAgaggtgttattttttttagttggcCCGGTTCAGCCAGATGGGATTGTGTAGCTGGATATTCAGTGCTAAACCTCTTGTGTATCTAAATGAGGAAGGGGTTTGGGTTAGTGCTTGAGCGTTTCTGACCACCAGAAAATAAACttgcagaaaaatgagaattcTCCAAGCATGTTTCTAAGGTGCAACATTTTGTAGAAGCCCATTATGTTTGTGTGTTTGgcttagaaagcaaaaaggctATTTTTCTGACACACAGCAATTCCATCCAGTGATCTGAAACTCTCAAACTTTTTCCATCAGTAGTAATGATGAACGCTAATTACATCTTAGTTGACAACTTTATTGAGGAACAGCTGACTAGAACCTATTCCTGTCCTAAATAGGTGGTTTGGTTCTGAAGGGATAACAGGAATAGAAAGATGGTTTTTGGGGGGAAGTGCAACAcaatatgtttattttcagtggcTTCCTTAGTTGTGAGAGGCTTCcaacctctcctctccctcctccttctaCTGCTTTATATCTTCGCGTGTACCTTGGTACTTCATGTGCAAAGCTGAGCTGCATAGGACAAGGTAGGATCCTCTGTTCTTGAACTGCGTTGCCAAatcacaccccccccccacccccccagtaaGTACAGAGTGTTTTCCTCACGATGCAGAATAGCAAGGGTAGCTTGGTGTACATCACTTCTCAAAAGTGATTATATAAATGGAGGGGGTTTAATATAACTGTTTAACAGAGATGCCAAagctttattctgtttttattgtGCTTAGGTAACTTAAGTTTACCCTTGAAGACATGTATATGTGGACACATTGGCAAATTAAAGCTCAAGAAAATAAGTAGTTGACCTTAGCAGCATCTAATAGCTGAATTACTCCTAGACCCTTACAAGTGTTATTACATATTAAAACCTTCTGGTTGAGCAAACAAGTCTTCTGCCTACCATGGGCACTAAGGTTATGGTTCTCCTGTCCTACTCAGGAATGTGTTGCTATCAAACCAGGGTTGCAAATAGCATGTAGAGCTCAGGGAAGCAAACAAGTGACTTAAAACTAAGACACTGCACTAAATGCTTTTTGAATACCTTTCCTCACACTTCAGTTTGTTCATTGTTAGATACTAAACCAGTTGGtgttcagacaaaaaaaaaaaaaaggcaatattgAAGATTTCTTATTACCTGCTTTTTATTCTGGAAttaagaaaagatgttttaagtTAATTTGTCATAAACTATTTTTTAGGTATGAAACTATTTaacatgaataaaaagaaaaatgggattaGTTTAAAACTgatcttttcttcctgctgagTCCTAATGGGAACTAGAGAAGGCTCTTGATGCACGTGTCTTTAAGTCtgtatttgctttgcaaaaaaaattaggGAGTAGTGGGTCACAAAAATTCAAGAGTGATTCAAGAGCTACAAGTGTTTTggaactttctttttcttggataAGAGTTATCAAAGagcaaatgcaatttaaaaatcagtaactgAACTTGAAGACTGTGGGCTGTCAATACGTAGCATTAGTGCATTTCTCCTGCATGCCCTTTCAACTTCACTGATACTGATTTAATTCCTTAGTGATACTAGTAACACTGTGGTGACAATTACAGAATTCTCATACTAAGAATAATTCAGAATAACACGgaatttctgtaatatttcttAATACTGAGTCCTTGTTCTATAGAAGTATTTTTCCAACTTGGGAAGTCATAAGGCTACATGGGGAGCCCATATTAGCGAGTCTGGAAGGCTGGGGCACTCTCTCcaattcttcatttctttttaagaaaagctcAGTAATGCAAATTTTATGCATTTTGTATGGATTTTTGCTCAATTGTCATTACTATGAAAGCATTTTCAACCTTACCCATCTGCATTGTATAGGAGGAATGAAGATCTAAATTGCACTCAGtgtttttagaaatgttgaAAAAGGCTACACTGGATGAGACAAATTAGTCTACTAATTGCATGGGTGGAGCTGGAATAGAGTGAATCCATAATCTATCAGGAGAAGCATTTTCATGATAGATACATTAGACACTACTTCTGTATTTAATTCTTTTGGCAACTATGTTTCTGTATTGATAAAATAAGTTGTATTTCTACTTGACTACTAAAGATTGTGTCCAAGTAATTTTAGGTAatgctgtttttaaatacattctcCATCGCCAGATGAGGGAGAAACTGCACATTTGCAAGCTGCTTGTAACTTTTCCTAAAGGTGTTTTGATGTCTGTAGTGCAATAATCTATAAACGAATGCTGAAGTTAGTTGTAAAGGGAGACTAAGCAAGGGGATCAGTTGAACTATATGAggctgaaatgcttttaaacagGACACAGTTATTTAAAGCACTAAGGTAGATATATTTAAGGTGTGGAAACAATATGGGTGTGGTTGTtgagtaatttaaaaacaacattcTTGGCTCAAACACTGCTGAGAGTCTCAGTTACCATCCATATTTAATTGTAAATTTAAATGCCTGGCATGATTTGTTGCTTaagctccccccaccccgtctgtttttttttttttttgttctagaTTTATGGCATATACCATGATGGATCTGTGCTGGAAGCTGTTCGTCTGCATTTTTTGCTATCAAGTTGTCTCAGGAAGAGTTAAGAGGCATGGGCATTATGTTGCTGCCGTGTATGAACACGAGTCTATACTGAGTCCTAACCCGGCAGCCCTGGTTGATCGACGGTCTGCGCTGGAGCTCATGGGCAGAAACCTGGACATCTATGAACAGCAAGTAGTAGATGCTGCAAGACAGGTATACCACAGCTTAGTAGCAGTTGCATGTGTCCCATGTATATATAGAGTAAGTGCTCTTTGAGGATAATCTTTCACATTTGTGTTCCCAGGCAACTAAAGCCATATTTATATACATAACTATGGTCTGGGTTTTCAGACATTATgacctgccagcagctctgaaaaaaatcaggccAATTAGGAGGTCGCCTGACTTTGAGTTATTCCAAGCTTGGAAAAACACGCCTATAGTTATTTAGTATAGGGAAATGAATATTCTATTTTGGTCTGAATACCTagctcctttctgttttcttaaatggaATGTTTTTATTGAAAGATTGTCTTACAGGCAGCTGTCtttgggtttgattttattCCAGTGCTCTCAATGGAAATTCCTGAATGTTTCTAAAAACTAAGGAAGTTAAATACTTTGGAAACGAATGTTCCACCATTAACAGCTTTGTGGAAGTAaagttttccattcctttctccTACCCTCCATGGAATGGTTCTCagtctaaatatattttatttataatagaGGAGAGAGACTAGTATTTCTGGCTGTTCTTATGCACAGCCTCCTTTCCTTACCTCCCCAAGAAAACCCAAAGCTGGTTCTAGTCAGAGGAGGAAGGCATTACTGTTGTTGTGGAGAGAAGAATTGACTTTCAAGTTTCACAGATCTGTTGTTCTGGAACAGAAGGATTACCgttttaatatctttttatatttttatataaattttatataatctgaaaacacacacacaaatttttTTGAGACGTCCATAAGCATAATAGCCATTTTTGTGCACTACTGCATCCAAGACACAGAAATTATCCCAAAGCTGTAGCACAGATAGTTCTAACTGACTTCTGAAAAGTCACAGGAATTTGTGACTGTGTGTCTGATTTAAGAGGAATCCACCCTATTTTTAGGAACAGTTCAGATCTCCCTCAACTACAGGTAGAGCCAGCCTAGCTCTGGCATGGCTACATTTCTACCAGAATCTGCATTGCTTCCAGAGTCAAGCTGTTTTCCGAAATCAATATTCCCAGTACTGTATCCAGCCCTATATACCTAATCGAGGTGCATAGCCTTGACTAAGTGATGCTGCACCTTTGACAGAGGTACAGCACCTTTGACAAAGTTAATCTGCAAATAGgacaattctgaaaaaaattaagacagatTTTAACATCATCAGTCTTTAACCTGAATGATGTCATTCTCATGACTCATATGAATGGAGAATACTTTTGGCAAGGATTTGGAAGTATGCTCTTACTTGCACACCCTTAAAATAATGTCAGATAGGTTATTTTTCAAGGTAAAGGTATGTGTCAGGTTAaataagttttttctttttttatgcataGTTACACCTACTATGAAGTCAAAGAAAAGATACTTTCTAACTACATTCTTGTCAAACTATGCTTGGGTTATCCTTAAGTGCTTTTTACCCatgagattcttttttttttttactatttttttggATTtagattgttttttctttgcctaCAAAACATATCTGTCTTTTACATACAGGGGGCACAGAtcattgtttttcctgaagatggAATCCATGGCTTCAACTTCACCAGAAGCTCCATTTATCCTTATTTAGATTTTGTTCTGCATTCACAGTCTGTGAAGTGGAATCCGTGCAGAGAGCCTTATTTGTTCAATGACACAGAGGTAAATGTGGGAGTGATTTCTGCAGAGAGGTGGAATAACTGAATGCTAGATTTGTGCTCCAAGTGGGAAACTAGCTCTAGTCGTATTGCTTAGGGAAGTAAGCAAGAAGTTTAACAGCTCCTAGTACCAGAGTCTGTTTTCATGGACTCTCAGTTTATGCTAGTATCATTCTTGACAGAGGAGGGCTTTAGATACAAACGTGCAAGAAGATTAGCTTATTTACGAGCCATCTGGATTTGTCAGCTCCTCAACCTGTGAAATGGTAATTATTCTCTAATAAGATACATTGtgtatgattttattttgaacaaCATTGGTTTATATAAAACAACATAGCAGTATCTTCACTTCTGATGCATTGTCGTTACTCAGTTTTAATGACAGCAGAACATTGTGACTCAGTGATTGTGTGTAAGATGATTAGCACAAGTAACGGGACTTGAATTGCTAGAATGTAATAGAAGTCGCAACTTAGCGTAGACCAAGTGTGATTACAGAAGATGTGATCTGCAGGTTacaaaaaatagtattttcataGATGGTTCTGAACCCAAAGTGAAAATAACCATGCTTATtaatacaaactatttattCTTCTTCATGTTACCGTGGTCGATATAATGAAAGTAATCATGCGTGTGCCTACTAAGCAGAATTTGTGTGCAAACATGAATCGCCGTTGTAAACAGTGACCTCCTCCTGCCTATGAGTCTTTACTAGCTGTTATCATGGGCAAGTGAGCAAGAACTTAGTTTGCTGTTCAGATCCTATTTGGAGACTGCAGTACTGAAAGTCTTTGGTACAGATCTCTGCTGCATGGATGAAACATCCCAGTAATACTGTAGTGTTGTAGcgtgtatttaattttgtatttttttatttcttttccataacTATGCAAAGTGTATCCATTTACATTCTGCTTCTCTTAAGATGCAGCTAGTAATcactttttgtaaaaaattcaGAGTAAAAACATCTCGTTGTAGAAACAAGACACTGCAGGTGCAAATGATTATTATTAGATATTTGCTGTTCTAAAGGCACACACAGATCAGTTACACTGCCTTGTCAAAGCTTTCAGGTGACCTATGGTGTTTTAAAGCCACTGGTACTCCTGCAACAGTcagaagtttctgaaaattaaCGGCCTTGAAATAGATTTCTTTATTTACTTCCTAGGAAGTACAACCCAGATaaattttttcagtgctgttttaaaattaatatctgaaatacttttcagtCAAGAAAGCTACTGGTTCCAGTAGCTGTCGTCACAAAATCTTAGtacttttacattttacagatatagtcaaatatgaaaataatttgaaaagtatTAAATAAGTCATGACTGCTTAAGTAAAACTTATTCCTCCGTATTCTGGAGTGCTTACGTTTCCCCATACTGTTCTCCAGGTTCTCCAGCGTCTGAGCTGCATGGCACTGAAGAACAAGATATTCCTTGTAGCAAACCTGGGAACTAAGGAACCCTGTGACCACGCTGATCCTCGCTGTCCACCTGATGGAAGATACCAGTTCAATACCAACGTGGCGTTCAGCGATGACGGTATGCTGGTCGCCACATATCGCAAACACAATCTGTATTTTGAATATGCTTTTGATACCCCTCCAGAGCCTGACTATAAATTCTTTGATACGCCTTTTGCTGGCAAGTTTGGTATGTTCACTTGCTTTGATATACTCTTCTTTGAGCCCGCAGTGAACCTCATCAGACAGTACAATTTGAAACAAGTTGTATATCCAACTGCCTGGATGAACCAGCTCCCGCTCCTGTCTGCTGTAGAATTTCAACAAGCTTTTGCAACAGCTTTCAATGTTAATGTTTTAGCAGCTAATATCCACCACCCTACCTTGGGCATGACAGGGAGCGGCATATACACTCCAGTCAAATCATTCATCTACCACAACATGGAAAGTTACGGTGGCAAGCTTATCGTAGCAGAAATTCCTGTGATTACCACAGATTACGAAACCAATTTGGAGAGTAATGAAAGATTCGGAGAGAACTTGCATCACTCGTGCAAGCCTTTTACGAGCATCTCGCTGGATGATCAAGTTTGCTTTAAGGAGAGAGAAGACACCCCTGGTAGAGCATCAGAAGAGGGAAATGAACTGTTACCTCCCATATTTTATGCAGAAATGATGTACGACAACTTTACTTTTGTTCCTGTATGgggacaaaaaggaaaactccACGTTTGTGCCAATACCCTTTGTTGTTACTTAACTTATCGGAGAGATGTTTTAACTGATGAATTATATGCTCTGGGAGTTTTTGATGGGCTCCATACAGTGCACGGCACGTACTATGTCCAGGCCTGTGCATTAGTGAAGTGTGGTGGTCTCAGCTTTAACACTTGTGGGCAGGAGGTTACAGATGCCACTGCTCTGATAGATTTCCAGCTATGGGGAAATATGAGTACCCCTTAT
This window contains:
- the BTD gene encoding biotinidase; protein product: MAYTMMDLCWKLFVCIFCYQVVSGRVKRHGHYVAAVYEHESILSPNPAALVDRRSALELMGRNLDIYEQQVVDAARQGAQIIVFPEDGIHGFNFTRSSIYPYLDFVLHSQSVKWNPCREPYLFNDTEVLQRLSCMALKNKIFLVANLGTKEPCDHADPRCPPDGRYQFNTNVAFSDDGMLVATYRKHNLYFEYAFDTPPEPDYKFFDTPFAGKFGMFTCFDILFFEPAVNLIRQYNLKQVVYPTAWMNQLPLLSAVEFQQAFATAFNVNVLAANIHHPTLGMTGSGIYTPVKSFIYHNMESYGGKLIVAEIPVITTDYETNLESNERFGENLHHSCKPFTSISLDDQVCFKEREDTPGRASEEGNELLPPIFYAEMMYDNFTFVPVWGQKGKLHVCANTLCCYLTYRRDVLTDELYALGVFDGLHTVHGTYYVQACALVKCGGLSFNTCGQEVTDATALIDFQLWGNMSTPYIFPLLLTSGITLDFADHMGWKNNYYFISKNRTSSGLLTAALYGRWYEKD